The DNA window TCACAGTCATGACGGAGATTGAACGTTATGAAGCGTTGAGACACTGCCGCTATGTCGACGAGGTTTTGAGAGACGCACCCTGGACTCTCACACCGGAGTTCCTAGAGAaacacaaggtgtgtgtgtgtgtgtgtgtgtgtgtgtgtgtgtgtgtgtgtgtgtgtgtggggaggggggttGTTTGCAGTATCTGAATGTTACTGTAAACTGTGCATGAAGTATCAGGGGCTGCAATCACAATAGGAGTTACCCACAAAGCATTTTAGCACTAAGCTATATATCTCTTTCTATCTAatgcaattcaattcaatttaatttacgTTTTTAATTCAATCAATATTTAAATTAATATGTTTCTATATTTAATGATTCATTTTGTAATCTAATGTAGTCTCATCTCATCCAGTCTAGTTCCTTTTCACGCTCCTTTTGATGAATTGATGAATAGTTAATTTCACCTTCACCGACAACAGAGCAGTCAACTTATTATTGTAGACATTCTGTAGTACATCAGTATAGAAACATGATGTCATCTGTAGCAATGAGGTCAAACCCTCAGTAGCTTTACGAATAGCTTAAGGAGGAAACTCTCAGCAAGGAACTTTTAGCGCCATTTACGAGAACTCCTAGTGGTAAGACACTTTTGTGTTGCATGCATGTgcagccaaaaaaaaacttttcatgTACTACTTTAAGTATGTATACTTTGCATAACTCTAACCTACTGTAAGTTCATGTCAGTCTGCCATACAGTCATGTCCATTTATCTTTTCTCAGATCGATTTTGTGGCTCACGATGACATCCCATACTCCTCAGCAGGAAGTGAGGACGTTTATAAACACATTAAGGAGGCAGGTCAGTGTGTGATAATAGGAAGGTAAAATGACTTGTgcatttccttttaaaaatataCCTTGAACAGTTTTcaaattctgtgtttttgtacgTATGTGCCAGGGATGTTTGTGCCTACACAACGGACTGAGGGAATCTCAACATCTGACTTGATCACAAGAATTGTGAGAGACTATGACGTCTACGCCCGACGCAACCTCCAACGTGGCTACACGGCCAAGGAGCTTAACGTCAGCTACATTAACGTAAGAGCATGATCAGTTATTCATATCACCATGATGGTATAATGGAAGACATCTCTGTATGCAACTACGTATTGCaagatatataaaatatgcaagtTCACTTTTCCATCAAAGATCATTTAGTATAATTGATATGACACCAAAGTGCCTGAATAGTcaagaaaacattttacattttgtgtttgactggaattaaaggtgctgtaggtaggattgtgaagatccaggacttagcctaaaaatgtgaacatcgacaacttctcagtccctcccccctttccgctaaagcccaaaacggtctcctaagcccctccctccacaagggagaatgaatgcgtgtgcatgagcagtgatttaCACGCAGTTACTTTTCCTCAACATTGAATCCCCTCAGGAGAAGAAGTACCGGCTGCAGAACCAAGTGGACCGCATGAAGGAGAAGGTTCGCACGGTCGAGGAGAAGAGCAAACATTTTGTTTACCGTGTGGAGGAGAAGAGTCACGACCTCATTCAGAAGTGGGAAGAGAAATCCAGAGAGTTTATCGGCAACTTCCTAGAACTTTTTGGCCCTGATGGGACTTGGGTAAGTACAGTAACTCATTGATAAAGGCAAAAATAACTATCACCATCGTTATAATCACTGTCATCATCGTCGCTATTTTTTCTTTAGAGTCATCTTTCTCTATATTCAAGCTTTGTTCGGGAAAACACCTTTGAGTATTGTCAGATAGTATTTGATATTAAAAAGGGCTTTTTGATGCATGgacctctttttcttttctccctctgtccATGAACAGAAACAGGTGTTTCAGGAGCGCAGTGGACGAATGCTGTCCTACGCTCTGTCTCCCCGAGAGTCGCCCTGCAACAGTCCTCCCCGCGAACTGTCCCCCCTGCGCTCTCCCTCACCCCCGTCTCCCCCCGCCCGCTGGCACAATGCACGGCCCTCACCCCCAACCTCCCCCAAAGGAGCATC is part of the Sander vitreus isolate 19-12246 chromosome 22, sanVit1, whole genome shotgun sequence genome and encodes:
- the pcyt1ba gene encoding choline-phosphate cytidylyltransferase B isoform X2: MEELEHTCPHPRTTLTKPAIFARETSCDCRAPHEKLTIAQARRGTPVDRPVRVYADGIFDLFHSGHARALMQAKNLFPNTYLIVGVCSDELTHKYKGFTVMTEIERYEALRHCRYVDEVLRDAPWTLTPEFLEKHKIDFVAHDDIPYSSAGSEDVYKHIKEAGMFVPTQRTEGISTSDLITRIVRDYDVYARRNLQRGYTAKELNVSYINEKKYRLQNQVDRMKEKVRTVEEKSKHFVYRVEEKSHDLIQKWEEKSREFIGNFLELFGPDGTWKQVFQERSGRMLSYALSPRESPCNSPPRELSPLRSPSPPSPPARWHNARPSPPTSPKGASASISSMSEGDEDEK
- the pcyt1ba gene encoding choline-phosphate cytidylyltransferase B isoform X1, with the translated sequence MVKQRRIRSHSCCSAVAPLCCRRAPLKTLTKPAIFARETSCDCRAPHEKLTIAQARRGTPVDRPVRVYADGIFDLFHSGHARALMQAKNLFPNTYLIVGVCSDELTHKYKGFTVMTEIERYEALRHCRYVDEVLRDAPWTLTPEFLEKHKIDFVAHDDIPYSSAGSEDVYKHIKEAGMFVPTQRTEGISTSDLITRIVRDYDVYARRNLQRGYTAKELNVSYINEKKYRLQNQVDRMKEKVRTVEEKSKHFVYRVEEKSHDLIQKWEEKSREFIGNFLELFGPDGTWKQVFQERSGRMLSYALSPRESPCNSPPRELSPLRSPSPPSPPARWHNARPSPPTSPKGASASISSMSEGDEDEK